In Pseudomonas sp. MYb327, one DNA window encodes the following:
- a CDS encoding 4'-phosphopantetheinyl transferase superfamily protein, with amino-acid sequence MNSIPAPPDFCTPLDPHWPLPFVLPDAVLLSTRFNTSQLAHDDFQRSAIEAPATIQRSVAKRQAEFLAGRVCARAALQQLEGLNFSPTIGEDRAPVWPAHISGSITHSTGRAAAIVARKNHWRGLGMDLENLLNAERAERLAGEILTTPELQRMAAGPRDQLALLVTLTFSVKESLFKALYPIVQQRFYFEHAEVLEWTAAGEVRLRLLTDLSGEWRNGTELDAQFGVKDGQLLSLVSLKA; translated from the coding sequence ATGAATTCCATCCCCGCCCCGCCCGACTTCTGTACGCCCCTGGATCCCCACTGGCCACTACCCTTCGTGCTACCCGATGCGGTGCTGTTGAGTACCCGTTTCAATACTTCGCAACTGGCCCACGATGATTTCCAGCGCAGCGCTATTGAAGCGCCAGCGACCATCCAGCGCTCGGTGGCGAAACGGCAGGCGGAGTTTCTCGCCGGACGGGTCTGCGCCCGGGCTGCGCTGCAGCAGCTGGAAGGCTTGAATTTCAGCCCGACCATCGGCGAAGACCGGGCGCCCGTCTGGCCGGCGCATATCAGCGGCTCGATCACCCACAGCACCGGCCGGGCAGCGGCCATCGTCGCGCGGAAAAACCATTGGCGCGGATTGGGCATGGACCTGGAAAACCTGCTCAATGCCGAACGCGCCGAACGCCTGGCCGGGGAAATTCTTACCACGCCGGAGTTACAGCGCATGGCGGCTGGCCCGCGGGATCAATTGGCATTGCTGGTGACCCTGACCTTCTCGGTGAAAGAGAGCCTGTTCAAGGCGCTCTACCCGATCGTTCAGCAGCGCTTTTATTTTGAGCACGCTGAAGTGCTGGAGTGGACCGCGGCAGGTGAAGTACGCCTGCGCCTGCTGACCGATCTGTCCGGCGAATGGCGCAACGGCACCGAGCTGGATGCGCAGTTCGGGGTGAAGGATGGGCAGTTGTTGAGTCTGGTCAGTCTCAAGGCCTGA
- a CDS encoding dienelactone hydrolase family protein — protein sequence MRMFLAVLLLAMSGLSQAAIKTQEIPYESADGTKLVGYYAYDDAIQGKRPGVVVVHEWWGLNEYTKRRARDLAGLGYSALAIDMYGDGKNTEHPKDAMAFMQTALKDSSASNARFQAGLDLLKSQAQTDPNKIAAIGYCFGGAVVLNAARQGVQLAGVVSFHGALATTTPATPGSVKAKILVEHGALDSMVTPDNVAAFKAEMDKAGADYTFVSLDGAKHGFSNPDADRLGHGEHGGPDIGYNKAADEKSWADMQAFFKKIFS from the coding sequence ATGCGCATGTTCCTTGCTGTCCTCTTGCTGGCCATGAGCGGGCTAAGCCAAGCCGCTATCAAGACCCAGGAAATTCCCTATGAAAGTGCCGACGGCACGAAATTAGTTGGCTATTACGCCTACGACGATGCCATCCAGGGCAAACGCCCCGGAGTCGTGGTGGTGCATGAATGGTGGGGGCTCAACGAATATACGAAGCGCCGCGCCCGCGATCTCGCCGGCCTGGGCTACAGCGCTTTGGCCATCGACATGTATGGCGATGGCAAGAACACCGAACACCCCAAGGACGCCATGGCGTTCATGCAAACCGCGTTGAAAGACAGCTCGGCATCCAATGCGCGCTTCCAGGCCGGGCTGGATCTACTGAAGAGTCAGGCGCAAACCGACCCGAATAAAATCGCCGCCATCGGCTACTGCTTCGGCGGCGCAGTGGTGCTGAATGCGGCACGCCAAGGTGTGCAATTGGCCGGCGTGGTGAGCTTCCACGGCGCGCTCGCGACCACTACGCCTGCGACACCCGGCAGCGTGAAAGCGAAAATCCTGGTCGAGCACGGCGCGCTGGACAGTATGGTAACGCCGGATAACGTCGCGGCCTTCAAGGCAGAAATGGACAAGGCCGGTGCCGACTACACGTTCGTCAGCCTCGATGGCGCCAAGCACGGATTCAGCAATCCTGATGCCGATCGTTTGGGGCATGGCGAGCATGGCGGGCCGGACATCGGTTACAACAAAGCCGCGGACGAGAAGTCGTGGGCGGATATGCAGGCGTTTTTCAAAAAAATCTTTAGCTAG